The Desulfosoma sp. sequence TGTATCGCACCATGCCTATCACCCTGGTGTTGTACATGATCGGAGGGTTCGCCATTTCGGCCTTTCCACTCTTCAGTGGCTTTGTCACCAAATCCATGGTGGTGGCTGCGGCCAGCTCCGACCATCGTCCTTTGGTCGCCCTGCTGCTGACCATGGCCTCTTCGGGAACCTTTCTCCATACAGGGCTCAAGCTTCCCTACTATATGTTCTTCGGGAAGGATTCAGGCCTTGAAGCGAAGGAACCACCTTCCAACATGATCTGGGCCATGGTGATTGCATCGTTTCTGTGTATCGGGATCGGATGTTTCCCTAAACCCTTGTATGATCTGCTGCCGTTCCCTGTGCACTTTGATCCTTACACCGGCGATCACGTGACAAGCGCCCTGGGTCTGCTGCTCTTTACAGGCTTAGGCTTCTTCATGCTGCTGAAGAAGCTGGATCCGGAACCGACCATCAGCATCGACACCGATTGGTTTTATCGTAAGGGAAGTCGGGTGTTCATGTGGTTGGCCCGCAAACCTGTGGCCACCACGGATGATTACGTAGGCAATATTTACCGAACATGGTTTGGACGGTTCACCCTGTTCTTCTCGGACATTCTGGCTCGTATCATGGATGTTCGAGGTATCGACGGCGCGGTGAACGGTATCGCTAATTTCTTTCTTGCGGCTTCACGAATGGTGCGCACCACGACAACAGGGTTTGTGCGGCATTATGCGGCGACGATGCTCATCGCGGGCATTGTCATTCTAGGCTATTACCTCTTTTCCACTTTGATGAGTCTATGATGAATGCTGCGAATTATCCCATCCTGTCGGTGACCACGTTTCTCCCCCTTTTGGGCGTGGTCTTGGTCTGCCTGATTCCAAGCCGGCATCGAAAGGCCATTCAATGGACGGCCTTTCTGGTGACCGTGGCCACGTTTCTCGTGTCCTTGGAACTTTATTTCAAGTTCGACACAACCACGTGGCAGATGCAGTTTGTGGAAGATGCTCCCTGGATTCCGCAATTCGCCATTCGGTACCAGATGGGTATCGACGGCATCAGTCTGCTTCTGGTGCTCTTGACCACTTTTCTCTCCGCCGTTTCCGTCTTGTCCACATGGACGGCGGTGACGGAAAGGGTCAAGGGCTATATGGCCTCTCTGCTTCTGCTCGAAACAGGAATGATCGGGGTCTTTTGCGCGCTGGATTTCATTCTGTTTTACGTCTTCTGGGAAGTGATGCTCATTCCCATGTACTTCATCATCGGGATTTGGGGAGGCCCTCGACGCATCTACGCTGCCGTCAAGTTCTTTATATACACCATGTCCGGTAGCGTCCTGATGCTTGTGGCCATACTGGTCTTGTACTTCATGCACTATGAGGCCACTGGAACCTACAGCTTCTACATTCTCGATTACCACAAGCTGGGACTCCCCGCGAACCTTCAGATCCTTCTGTTTCTTGCGTTCGCCGTGGCTTTTGCCATCAAGGTTCCCATGTTTCCGTTCCATACATGGCTTCCCGATGCCCATGTGGAAGCTCCTACGGCGGGCAGTGTTATTCTGGCCGGTGTTTTGCTCAAGATGGGCACCTATGGGTTCCTGCGTTTTTGTCTGCCCATTTTCCCTCAAGCTACGGTGTACTTTGTCCCCTTGATCCTGGCCTTGTCTCTTGTCGGAATTATCTATGGCGCCTTGGTGTCCCTGGCGCAAGACGACGTGAAAAAGCTGGTCGCTTACTCCAGCGTCAGCCACCTTGGCTACTGTATGTTGGGCATGTTTGCACTGAATGTGGACGGCATCAAGGGAAGCCTGATTCAGATGATCAACCATGGGCTGAGCACAGGGGCTTTGTTTTTGATCGTCGGTATCCTGTATGAAAGAAGGCATACAAGGCTCATTTCCGAATACGGCGGTATCATGAAAGTGATGCCCATATTCGCCTTCATTTTCCTGCTGGTGGCGTTCTCGTCCATGGGCGTTCCGGGAACGAACGGGTTTGTGGGTGAACTTTTGATACTTATCGGTGCTTTTCAGGCTTCGTTGAAGTTTGGGCTTCCTGCGACCATCGGGCTGATTCTTGGAGCCGTCTACCTTCTATGGACGGTCAAGAGAGTCGCCTATGGGCCCATTACCAAGGAAGAGAACCGCGTTTTGAAGGACATGTCGGCACGGGAATACGCCTACATGTTACCGGTTTTGCTTTTCATTTTCTGGATCGGGCTTTACCCCAAACCCTTCCTTAGAACCATGGATGCGTCGGTGACCCATCTTCTGGAATCCGTCCAGACACAGAAAACGGCGCATGCTTTCCAACACGGACCGGTGTGGCTGCAAAGTCTTTTTGCCAAAGTCGATCTTGAACAGCTGACAAAGGGCCAAGGGCGGTAACTTATGGAACAGGTGATGAGCACCATCAGTCTGAGCGCGATTGCTCCGGAGTTGGTTCTGGTCGCTTGCGGGTTGATCGTGTTAATGATTCAAGCTGTCGTTGGAAGAAGATATCCCGATTCGTTTGCGTATGTGTCCCTGCTTGGGGTGGCGGCCGCCCTCGTGTTGGTCTGGAAACAACCCGAACCCTTTGAGGCTCGAAGTGTCGCCTACTTTTTCTGCGATATGTGGGTGGTGGATAATTTTTCCAGGTTTTTTAAGATTATTTTCCTTTTGGGCACCGGTCTGACCGTCCTGATTTCCATCAAATACCTTCACAACGAAGCCATGCAGCATAGTGAATACTATGCTCTGATACTCATGTGTACCGTGGGCATGATGGTCATGGCGAGTGCGGTGGAACTTATCACCATCTTTCTGGGTGTGGAACTCATGTCCCTTTCGCTGTATGCGCTTGCCGGATACACACGCACGCGCATGCTGTCCAATGAGGCGGCCATCAAGTACTTTATTTTAGGATCCTTCGCCTCTGGATTTCTGATTTACGGGATCGCTTTGATTTACGGCACCACCGGCACCTCTTTGGTTCCTGAAGTCGCCAAATACATCACTCAAGCCGGCGGAGCTGCGGCGATACTTGTGATGGGCATGGCGTTGCTGATTATCGGTTTTGGTTTCAAAACGGCTTCGGTGCCGTTTCATATGTGGGCCCCGGACGTGTACGAAGGAGCGCCGGCTCCCGTGACCGGATTCATGTCAGCCGGGCCTAAGGCGGCGGCTTTTGCAGCTTTTGTGCGGATCTTTATGGAGGGTCTTCCGCAACTGGAAACCGACTGGGTCATGGTTATTTGGATTTTAGCGGCTTTAACCATGACGGCCGGTAACATCATCGCCTTGGTGCAGGAAAACATAAAGAGAATGCTGGCCTATTCGAGTATCGCTCATGCCGGCTATGTGCTTGTGGCTTTTCTGGCCGCAGGGGAACTGGGGCTGACGAGCATTCTCTATTACATGCTGGTCTACACCTTCATGAATCTCGGGGCGTTCGCTGTGATTACCATGCTGGCTGGCACAGGAGAATCGCGGGTAAAGGTGGAAGATTATCGTGGTGTGGGCTATGAACATCCCATGGCGGCGTTGGCCATGAGCCTTTTTCTGTTTTCTCTTGCCGGTATTCCGCCCACCGGTGGATTTATGGGAAAATTCTACATATTTTCCGCCGCCGTGAAGCAGGGATTTATCTGGCTGGCCATTATCGGTGTTTTGAACAGTGTGGTGTCCGTCTACTACTATCTCAGGGTGACGGTGGCCATGTATATGAAGCCGCCGGAGCGCCCGGAGGATGTACCGACTGCGACGGCTTTGTCGCCAGGACTCGTGCTGGCTGTCGTGATTTCCGCTTACGGGGTCTTGACGCTGGGCCTGTTTCCCGCAACATATGTGGCGATGGTGAAAGCATCCTTCCTGTCCTTTCTCTAAACCTTGACCTAAGGGTTTTCCCGGGGGCTGTGTCGGGATACACTTGCGCGCAGGGCTATGAGTGAAGGGAATGACGGACTGAGAAGAGAGAGAAAAAATGAGTTCGGTGAAGCTGACGATTGACGGGCGGGAGGTGGCGATCGCCGCTGGAAAAACGATTCTGGACGCAGCAAAGGCAGCCGGAATCACGATTCCGACCCTATGCCACCACGAGCGATTAAACCCCATTGGATCGTGCAATCTCTGTGTCGTTGAAGTGCAAGGGAAAAGCACGCCCGTGCAGGCGTGTATGACGCCCGCGGAAGAAGGCATGACGGTGATCACGGACTCCGACATGCTTCGAAGCATGCGGCAAAAGGCCATGCAACGGCTTCTGGTTCGGCACCCTTTGGACTGTCCCATCTGCGACAAAGCAGGGGACTGCAGGCTGCAGGATCTGGTTTTCGAATTGGGTGTGACGGCAGAACAGTATGAAGAGCCGAAGGAGCGAACGGAAGCGGTCTATGCCACGCCGCTCATCAAGTACTGGCGCGACCGTTGTGTGCTGTGCCAACGATGCGCGGCCGCCTGCCGTGAAATCAAGGGGCAAGGGGCGATTGATTTTGTCGAGGTGAACGGCTCCGTAGAGATGCGGGTGACCCCCGAAAAGTGCGTCTCGTGCGGTGAATGCCTCCAGGTATGCCCCACCGGGGCTCTGACGGAAAATCTGAGCCCTGTAAAGGCGCGGCTGTTCACCACAAAGAAAGTTGCGACCACATGCACTTACTGCGGCTGCGGGTGCCAGGTGGAACTCAGCGTTTTGGACAACCGTGTGGTCGCCGTAGACGGCAGAGATGATCCGACGATTAATGAAGGAAGCCTGTGCGTCAAGGGACGGTTTGGATACGAATTCATTAGCAGTGAGGAACGGCTGAAAAAACCGTTGATTCGACGGGGGGACGGTTTCGTCGAGGTCAGTTGGAACGAAGCGCTGGACTACGTGGCGAAGAACTTCAGTCGAATCAAGAAGGAACATGGTCCGGACGCCATTGGAGGGTTTGCTTCAGCACGTTGCACCAATGAAGACAATTATGTGTTCCAGAAATTTATCCGCGCGGTGATCGGCACCAACAATGTGGATCACTGCGCCCGTCTCTGACACAGCTCCACGGTGGCAGGTCTTGCCGCCACGTTTGGAAGCGGGGCGATGACGAACCCCCTTAAAGATGTCCTCAATTCAGGGGTCATTCTGCTGACGGGGACCAACACTACGGCAAACCATCCCATCATCGCCAATTACGTGCACGAGGCGGTGACGAAGCGGGGGGCCAAGCTTATTGTGGTCGATCCTCGAAGGATCAAGCTGGTCGATATCGCCACTATGTGGTTGCAGCCGCCTCCCGGAACGAATGTGGCGTGGATCAACGGCTTGATGCACGTCATCGTCAAAGAAAACCTCTACAATAAGGCTTACGTGGAAGAACGCACGGAGGGGTTTGAAGAACTCAAGGCTTGCGTGGAGAAATACCCACCGAAGGTTGTCGCCAAGATCACCGGATTGAAAGAAAAGGACATTATCGCTGCGGCTCGGCTATTTGCCACTTCCGGTCCAGGCGCGATTTTGTACGCCATGGGAATCACGCAACACACCACTGGAACGGATAGCGTGAAATGCCTTGCCGCTCTTTCTATGCTGTGCGGCTACGTGGGGGTTCCTGGTGGAGGCGTCTGCCCGTTGCGTGGGCAAAACAACGTGCAGGGCGCCTGCGACATGGGTGGGCTGCCCAATGTGTATTCCGGGTATCAGGTGGTGACGGCCGAAGAAAATCGGCAGAAGTTTGAAAAAGCGTGGAATGTGCCGAAGCTGTCCGACAAGGTGGGCATGACCGTCACGGAAATGGGTCTGGCGGCAGGAAAGACCATCAAGGCGCTTTATATCATGGGGGAAAACCCCGTGCTCAGCGACGCGGACATCAACCATGCCGAAAAAGCCTTGGCTTCACTGGATTTTCTGGTCGTCCAAGACATCTTTTTAACGGAGACGGCCAAACTGGCGCATGTGGTGCTTCCCAGCGCCTGCTTTGCTGAGAAAGAAGGAACATTTACCAATACGGAACGAAAAGTGCTCAGGGTCCGCAAAGCGGTGGAACCTCCTGGAGAAGCTAAAGAAGATTGGTGGATTACGGCGGAAATCGCGAAGCGCATGGGATACCCCATGGAATACAGCGGCCCGGAAGCCATTATGAGAGAAATCAACGCCGTAACGCCCAGCTATGGCGGCATCACCTACGAGCGGCTGGAAAAAGGCGGGCTGGTATGGCCGTGCCCGACGCAGGATCATCCGGGAACACCCATATTGCATGTGGGTCGATTCACGCGAGGCAAGGGCGTGTTTTTTGCCATCGATTACAAGCCACCGGCGGAACCGACCGATGCCGAATATCCTTTTGTGCTTACGACGGGTCGAGTCCATTGGCATTACCACACGGGAACGATGACACGGAAAGGCACCGCTTTGAACCGGCTGTATCCGGAACCTCTGGCGGAAATCAATGTCCAGGACGCCAAGAGATTGAAGATTGCCGACGGAGAGCTCGTGCGCATCTCCTCTCGGCGAGGCAGTATCACCATCAAGGCCTCGGTTTCGGAGGTCACGGCTCGAGGAGTGGTTTTCGTTCCCTTCCATTTCTACGAGGCGGCGGCCAACAGACTGACCATCAACGCGTTGGATCCTGTATCGAAAATCCCTGAACTGAAGGTGTGTGCGGTAAAGGTGGAAAAAGCCGCCTGAGGACGGCTTTGAAGCGAGTCATGATCCCCGGTCGAGGTCATGGACTTCGGCCGGGTTTTTTTATTTTGAGCATTGGCAGGTCTACCATGAACATTTTTGTACTCGACTTGGATCCGAGAAAGTGTGCTCGCTATCATTGCGATCAGCACGTGGTCAAGATGATCCTGGAAAGTGTCCAGATCATTTGCACGGCGTTTGTGAAGAAAGGATTTGAAACCCCCTACAAGCCGACACACACTAAGCACCCTTGTGTGCTTTGGGCCGAGGAGTCTTTTGACAACGTGCGATGGCTTATGCGTCTGACACGGGCGTTGAATGCCGAATACAAATACAGATTCCAAAAAACGCAGGATCATGCCTCGATACATGTGTTGCAACAGGTGAAGTCTCTGCGATTTGAATCCCTTGGGTTGACGCCGTTTGCTCAAGCGATGCCGGATAAGTATAAAGTACCTGAAGATCCCGTAGCGGCTTATCGCCGGTTTTATGTGGGAGAAAAACTAAAGTTTGCCACGTGGACACGGCGCCGTAAGCCACCGTGGCTGAAGGACTTTATAAGCGAGTATTGGGAGACGGCAAAGGCCGTGACAAGCTAAGATAATCTGTTGCGGGCGTAGACGTGGCGAGGGTTCGCGAAGCGAAACCGGGAGTTGCATCATGGACCGAATACTTCTGGGAAAAGGTGATCGTCCGGTACATCTCCTCTTAAAATATGCCAACCGCCATGGATTC is a genomic window containing:
- a CDS encoding NADH-quinone oxidoreductase subunit N, with the protein product MEQVMSTISLSAIAPELVLVACGLIVLMIQAVVGRRYPDSFAYVSLLGVAAALVLVWKQPEPFEARSVAYFFCDMWVVDNFSRFFKIIFLLGTGLTVLISIKYLHNEAMQHSEYYALILMCTVGMMVMASAVELITIFLGVELMSLSLYALAGYTRTRMLSNEAAIKYFILGSFASGFLIYGIALIYGTTGTSLVPEVAKYITQAGGAAAILVMGMALLIIGFGFKTASVPFHMWAPDVYEGAPAPVTGFMSAGPKAAAFAAFVRIFMEGLPQLETDWVMVIWILAALTMTAGNIIALVQENIKRMLAYSSIAHAGYVLVAFLAAGELGLTSILYYMLVYTFMNLGAFAVITMLAGTGESRVKVEDYRGVGYEHPMAALAMSLFLFSLAGIPPTGGFMGKFYIFSAAVKQGFIWLAIIGVLNSVVSVYYYLRVTVAMYMKPPERPEDVPTATALSPGLVLAVVISAYGVLTLGLFPATYVAMVKASFLSFL
- a CDS encoding pyrimidine dimer DNA glycosylase/endonuclease V, which codes for MNIFVLDLDPRKCARYHCDQHVVKMILESVQIICTAFVKKGFETPYKPTHTKHPCVLWAEESFDNVRWLMRLTRALNAEYKYRFQKTQDHASIHVLQQVKSLRFESLGLTPFAQAMPDKYKVPEDPVAAYRRFYVGEKLKFATWTRRRKPPWLKDFISEYWETAKAVTS
- the fdhF gene encoding formate dehydrogenase subunit alpha, whose product is MSSVKLTIDGREVAIAAGKTILDAAKAAGITIPTLCHHERLNPIGSCNLCVVEVQGKSTPVQACMTPAEEGMTVITDSDMLRSMRQKAMQRLLVRHPLDCPICDKAGDCRLQDLVFELGVTAEQYEEPKERTEAVYATPLIKYWRDRCVLCQRCAAACREIKGQGAIDFVEVNGSVEMRVTPEKCVSCGECLQVCPTGALTENLSPVKARLFTTKKVATTCTYCGCGCQVELSVLDNRVVAVDGRDDPTINEGSLCVKGRFGYEFISSEERLKKPLIRRGDGFVEVSWNEALDYVAKNFSRIKKEHGPDAIGGFASARCTNEDNYVFQKFIRAVIGTNNVDHCARLUHSSTVAGLAATFGSGAMTNPLKDVLNSGVILLTGTNTTANHPIIANYVHEAVTKRGAKLIVVDPRRIKLVDIATMWLQPPPGTNVAWINGLMHVIVKENLYNKAYVEERTEGFEELKACVEKYPPKVVAKITGLKEKDIIAAARLFATSGPGAILYAMGITQHTTGTDSVKCLAALSMLCGYVGVPGGGVCPLRGQNNVQGACDMGGLPNVYSGYQVVTAEENRQKFEKAWNVPKLSDKVGMTVTEMGLAAGKTIKALYIMGENPVLSDADINHAEKALASLDFLVVQDIFLTETAKLAHVVLPSACFAEKEGTFTNTERKVLRVRKAVEPPGEAKEDWWITAEIAKRMGYPMEYSGPEAIMREINAVTPSYGGITYERLEKGGLVWPCPTQDHPGTPILHVGRFTRGKGVFFAIDYKPPAEPTDAEYPFVLTTGRVHWHYHTGTMTRKGTALNRLYPEPLAEINVQDAKRLKIADGELVRISSRRGSITIKASVSEVTARGVVFVPFHFYEAAANRLTINALDPVSKIPELKVCAVKVEKAA
- a CDS encoding NADH-quinone oxidoreductase subunit M, giving the protein MMNAANYPILSVTTFLPLLGVVLVCLIPSRHRKAIQWTAFLVTVATFLVSLELYFKFDTTTWQMQFVEDAPWIPQFAIRYQMGIDGISLLLVLLTTFLSAVSVLSTWTAVTERVKGYMASLLLLETGMIGVFCALDFILFYVFWEVMLIPMYFIIGIWGGPRRIYAAVKFFIYTMSGSVLMLVAILVLYFMHYEATGTYSFYILDYHKLGLPANLQILLFLAFAVAFAIKVPMFPFHTWLPDAHVEAPTAGSVILAGVLLKMGTYGFLRFCLPIFPQATVYFVPLILALSLVGIIYGALVSLAQDDVKKLVAYSSVSHLGYCMLGMFALNVDGIKGSLIQMINHGLSTGALFLIVGILYERRHTRLISEYGGIMKVMPIFAFIFLLVAFSSMGVPGTNGFVGELLILIGAFQASLKFGLPATIGLILGAVYLLWTVKRVAYGPITKEENRVLKDMSAREYAYMLPVLLFIFWIGLYPKPFLRTMDASVTHLLESVQTQKTAHAFQHGPVWLQSLFAKVDLEQLTKGQGR